The sequence TCGGTCAGGAAAAGGTGATACGCGTTGTAGTTCGCGTAGTGGGAGGGATCGAGCTCGTAGGCGAAGCGGAGCTTGTCTTCGATCTCGCGGCGGATGGCGAAGCGCTGGGCCGGGCTGGCGGGCTTCGGATTGGTCCGCTGCTCGGAAACCTTGCTCAGGCGGTCGAGCCAGGCATGAAACCGCTCGGCCCACGGGCGGTCCGGAGTGGAGGAGGGGGCGGCGGCAGCCACCGGCATCGAGGGATCGATGTGGTGGTGCTCCGGATTGGTGCAACCCGGATCGTGGCAATCCTCACCACCGTGCCAGTAGGTGTCGATCGGTCCCTGCATCGCCATCGCGAACACTTCGCCGTAGGGGCTGCGTTTCACGCCGAAGGGATTCGAAGGAATGCACAGCGAGTCCTCCCCGACCAGCGGCCGCGACGTCACGATCCATGCCGCGGCACCCGTGCCGAGCAGGAGGTAAGTCAGGGTGTTGGACGAGGGGCGTCGCATGTCAGGCGAGGGACTTGGTCCGGAAGCAGAGGCGGGACAGGCCGCAGGAGAAGACGAGGATGGCGCTGAAGTAGGCCACCAGTTGCCAGAACTGGCCGGAGGCGATGGCACCTTGCTTGAAGTAGAGGCGCTGCGTGAGATCGGCCCAGCGGTACTGCGGGGAGAACTGCCAGATCGCGCGCAGGAACGGGTTCGGCTCCAGCTTCAGCATGTTGTCGAGGTAGCCGACGCCCCACAGGCCGTAGACGGCGAGGCAGAGGGTGAGGGCGTAGCCGGCGATGCCGCCGAAGCGCGAGGCGATCGCCACCGCGAGGCCCAGCAGCGGGGCCATGGCGAGCAGGAACAGCGCGAGGTATTGGAAATTCATCGTCCACCACATGCCGTGTTCGGCGGGATCGTTCGGCATCGCGAACAGCACGCACACGCCGGTGCCGAGCAGGGCGACCGGAATGATGAAAACGAGGATCGCCAGCCAGATTTCCAACCATTGGCGGGTGGCGGAAACCCCGGTGGTGAGGAAGTAGTCGCCGAGGCCGGACTTGGTGTTCGCCTCGCCTTGGCGGGAGGCGGTGAAGAGTCCCCACAGCAGGGTGCAGGCCCACACCGCCGTCCACGTGGCCTGGATGCGGGCCGGTTGCAGCACCAGCGGACGCTCGGTGGCGGTGGAAATCATCGGCAGCAAAAACGGCAAAACCACCACGGCGAAGGCGCAGATCGCCCACGCCTTGCGGCGAAAAATCGTCGATGCTGTAAGACGGAAGAGGCGCATGGGTTCAGTTCAGGCGGGCCTTCAGGCTGCTCCAGGTCTGGTCGGGTCCGGTAAAATGGGAGATCTGGCCCTGCTCGATGACCACCGCGCTGGGCATGGGCATCGAGTCGTAGTCCGGATGGCAGCTCACGAGGCGCAGCACATGGTTGCGGCTGCCGGTCCACAGTTCTTCAAAGCTCTCGCGGGCGTAGGCATCGAGGCCGCTGAAGGGCTCGTCGAGGAGCAGGATGTTGCCTTCGTCCGGGCGCACGGAGAATTCCGCGAGGATCAGGCTGGTCTTGCGGCGGTTGCCGGTGGAGAGACGGCCGTAGGGCTTCTTGATGTCCAGCTCGATGCGCTCGGCCAGTTCCAAGGCTGGCTTGAGGACGTCTTTGGACAGAAGGGAGCGGAAAATGGCGCTCACCGGGATCTCCAGGTCGAAGCGGAGGTCTTCCGGGAGATATTGCATGTAGCCGCGTGCTTCGAATTCGCCGTTCAGGCGCTTCAGCGTGCGGGCCAGAGTGCGGAGCAGGGTGGTCTTGCCGCGTCCATTTCGTGCCAGCAGGAAATGCGTGCCGCTGGTCAGCGAAATCTCCTTCTCGTTGCGCGCAAGCGGCCGGGTGTAACCGATCTCAAGACCGGCACCCAGGCGAATCAGGGGCGTGGACGAGGTGGATGTCATGCTTTTTGCAAGATCAGGCCGGGTTCTAACGATTTTGGGTAAATATTCAAGAAAAATTAAATATTTGCCGTTCGTTTACGTTCAGACGGTAGAAATATTTAGGGAATCAGGCAATAAATTTTTGAACGGTTAGGATTACCGATTGTCTAATTGCTTTACGCACTGTGTGTTCATGCGCTTTGCAATTTTTGCCGTCTTCCCCCTTTTAAGGCATCTTGAAGGTCTGGGCTAGTGCGTGATCGCGTAGGTTCAGGGGCACGCGAATCGGGAGCCGGCAGGTCTGGATTCGCCATTGGGGAGGGGCTGAAAACCGCGTGACTCCGGGGTTTCCGACCCCCGGAATGAAATTCGCGGGTTTTTCCGCGTGACGGGCGGGGGTGGGGTGTTAAACACCGGCCATCGGCAACATGGCGGGCAAGCTCACGTATCAACAGGCAGGGGTGGACACGCGCAAGGCGGCCGCTCTGGTAGGGGACATCAAGACACACGTGGCTCGCACCCAGGCGAACCGCAAACTGTTCGGCGCGTTCGGGCTCTTCGCGGCCTGCTACGACCTGAGCTCCTACAAGGAGCCGGTGATGATGACTGGATGTGACGGTGTCGGCACCAAGCTGGAATTGCTCCTGGAGCACGACCTCCTCGAAACCGCGGGCAAGGACCTGGTGGCGATGAGCGTGAACGACATCCTCACCACCGGCGGCGACCCGCTGCTGTTCCTCGATTACATCGGCATCGCCGCCCTCGACGAGGACAAGATCACCCGCCTGATCGGCGGCATGGCCGACTATCTGGAGGCCTGCAATTGCATCCTGGCTGGCGGCGAGACCGCCGAAATGCCGGGCATCGTCCCCGTGGACGTGATCGAACTTTCCGGTTTCTGTATCGGCTGCGCTGAGAAATCCGACCTCATCGACCCGACGACTGTGGCGGTGGGTGACGTGCTCATCGGCTACGCTTCGGACAGCATCCACGCCAATGGCTGGTCGCTGGTGCGCCGGGTCCTCAAGGACCACGCCCCGGACGTGACGGAAGAAGAACTCGGCGCCTGGCTCCAGCCGACGCGCCTATACCACGATGTGGTGAACGACCTGAAGGCCTCCGGCGTGAAGCCCAAAGCCATGTCCCACATCACCGGCGGGGGACTGCCGGAGAACCTCGAGCGCCTCTTCGTGGGAATGGGCGCCGATCTGGAGATCCCGAAGTGGGAGCTCCCGGGCATCGACAAGCTCCTCGCACACGTGGACGCGGAAGACCGCTTCCACACCTTCAACATGGGCATCGGCTGGGTCGCCATTGTTGCCGAGTCCGACGTGGAATCCGCCCTCAAGGCGGGCCCCGGCGGAACAATTATCGGTCGCATGGTTGACGCGGA comes from Luteolibacter sp. LG18 and encodes:
- the purM gene encoding phosphoribosylformylglycinamidine cyclo-ligase, translated to MAGKLTYQQAGVDTRKAAALVGDIKTHVARTQANRKLFGAFGLFAACYDLSSYKEPVMMTGCDGVGTKLELLLEHDLLETAGKDLVAMSVNDILTTGGDPLLFLDYIGIAALDEDKITRLIGGMADYLEACNCILAGGETAEMPGIVPVDVIELSGFCIGCAEKSDLIDPTTVAVGDVLIGYASDSIHANGWSLVRRVLKDHAPDVTEEELGAWLQPTRLYHDVVNDLKASGVKPKAMSHITGGGLPENLERLFVGMGADLEIPKWELPGIDKLLAHVDAEDRFHTFNMGIGWVAIVAESDVESALKAGPGGTIIGRMVDAEGVRVKVRGE